The DNA segment CACGCCCCCGGGTCGTCCGGAGACACCACGATGGGGAAGCCCTCTGCCACCAGGCCTGCCGCAGGGTGGTTCCTCAGGTCCTCCACCAATTTGAGCACCTGAAATAAAGCAGTCAAGCAGTCATGTTGGTTGGAAATCAACTTTTGAGAGGCAATGTTGAGCTGAAACCTAACAATGGCACCTATTCGTGCAGCTTATGTACTCTGCATTATGCGCCAGGCATTCTCATCAGCACAAGCACACTGCGCCTCAGCTCGGAAGAGATCTCTCAAGCTTCCCGCACACCACCGCACGTTCCATGACATTcttccactcactcattccccACGAATTGCAAAGCTTGGTGGCGTCTCACTTGGTTGGAGATGGGGCACACTTCCATGGGCACGTCCCTCTCCCTGGCCAGCGCCTTAGCCTCCGGGTGCTTGACCAGAGCGTAGCCGTGGCCAATCCGCGACGCGTTGAGCAGCAGGGCGTCAATAATGTTGTCGTCCGTCTCCATCCCCATCCAGTCTGCGGGAAATGGGAACCATTACTGGACGCAAGCAccgccttccctctcacctttgcCTCGTATATCTCAGTCGATGTTTAGCTATTACTTCTCTAGCAAAGGTTTCTGCTCCTGACGTCCAAACATGAACTTACAAAGAGTGTTCCTGTCCACGCCACTCATATTTGCATTCCCAAGTGTTTCGTGAAGCTTCCTAAATATTCCTGTAAAAGAATTTCCTGTGTCTAGAAAacaaggagacaaggaaaagaaatgaagctTTTAATCTGAGACTCACTGGTCTCGCCGGCGTGATAGAACACCCTGATGTCTGCCTCTGAGAGCTGCAGCAGCTCGTCCACGAAGGCGATGAGAGGCTCGCCCTTGTCCTCTTGCCCCACGAGGTCAAATCCTGCCACGAAATCGGGGAACGCCTTCTTGAGTCGCTTCATGAGGGAGACGTACTCGTGGACGGTGGCGTTGTCCACGCTGCAGAaggcgagagagggagaagagggttAGCTGAGTTAGTGAAGCAGCTCCTTTATGACCATGCGCTGTGAGCTTCACTAGATGCCCTTATGCTGCAGTACTATAGAAGACCATAACCTGAACAATCTTGTCCTGCAGGAAACCgcagcatttatttattcaggaACTCTTTGGGTGATTGTTTGTTGGAAATGTGAGTGGTTAATAAAAGGTTTTACTTAATAACaaacagtattctcaaacatctaGAAACTTTGTATCaaatacttttaacaggctttgGTGGAATGTGTTcgagtgttttcataattctagtaaCAGTAAATTTAACAAGGCTTCTGCGTCATCACTGGGAAAGACACTCATGAGAGTCCGTCTAATCACCACTGtgacttttgaaaatagtcataatGAGAAttcaaaacgtttcagaatattaGGCAATGAGACACGAACCCTCTTGGCGGAGCGTAGATGAAACGTGCTCCGAAAAAGCGGTCCGGGTTGTCATTCACGAAGCGCTGGGTTGTGTCTCGATAGACTGCCACTGACTCCTCCTCCGTGAGCCTCGTTCCGTTCAGCTCGTACAGCTGCAACACAACACCAGACTTGCTCCATCAAGATCACGTGGCATTCTTATATGTGTAAAGGTAAGGACGTGCATCAGGTGAGTGAGAAGTCTTGTTTTGAAAGTAAACTGTAGTTGGGTATCAATAACTATACTGTGCTACAACACTAGAGTAATGTTgctctttcataaaaaaaaaagaagttaatcCTTTAATTAATAAGCATTGTCGAACTCAGTGAACTTGTatgatgcaataaaaaaaaacataattaagaAAAACACCACCTACAGTAAATAGTGATTAGATAGCTTTAATTTTGCTCAGTAAGATAAGCAAAATAATTTTGTGTTACTCAAATGAAGGAACACGTCACAGTATCATTATCAAAGAATTAACAATCAAAGAAAACGATGTTGGTCATCAGGTGTGTGGGAAGCACAAGGGTTCTTGCATCTGTTATTAtaaaggtggaggtggtgggaaAATGATGTGTACCTTGCTGTTATCTTGAAGGAGTTGCTTATGGTGGAaggaaagtatatatatatatatatatatatatatatatatatatatatatatatatatatatatatatatatatatatatatatatatatatatatataaactaatgTCTCAAGATAAAGATACACTTTGAGTAGTAAGGGAGAAAACCAAAGGGTTTCATTAGTTTAGGACGGTTTTAACTTTTTCACTGTTAGATTTGCTTTTCCTGTGATCATACGCAACTTTTCATTTACTGTTGTACTATAGGTACTTAAATAGTTTCGTAGCTTAGGAAAGACACAATCAATCTCCTGTTCTCACTTGTACCTCAGTGTGTCCATGCAAGCAAAGCCTTACGCTCCTTTAAATGTTATCAAAGAATGACCATAGCAGAGGAATGATTAAGAGCTGCACATAGGCTAAGtgcaaggaagacaaaaaaaaaaaaaaaaagaggactcacaggaggaaggagagtaggAGAGGGGACAAATGGGAGTCacaggaagaaggggaaaaatgtgactcacaggaggaagaggaaaactgggAGTCACAGGAGgatggggaaagaagaggaaaactgggaGTCACAGGAGGATGGGGAAAGAATAGAACTCACAGGAGGTAGGGTACCGCGAAACTCCACATAGAGGACGTTGTCGTCGGCAAACTCGCCAAGAGCGTGGTAGAGGTAGGCCTCCCAGGCTGGGCGGTACATGACCAGGTCAGTGATGGCTATGAAGTAACCCTGGAAGATGGACCAGACCGTGTTGATGTCTGGGTACTTCTCTGGAATGAAATGTTGACCTGATGAAGTGTTTTAGTGGGGGGACTGATGGCTTTCGACAGTATGTCAGATTGTGAAGTTAGTCTTTGCCCTTCCAGCGTCGGTCCGCAACCAACACTCGTCCCTAAGAGATTCAGTACAAGTGCTGCAGTGTTCTGCCTGAGAAAGTCAATTAGGGAATGGGATGTTTATTAGTACAGGATCGCCGCGTTCAGATGGGAAGCAAGTGTTTGTCCTTTCAGCGTCAGTCCATCAGCAACATTCACGCCTGCGATATTCAGTACAAGTGTTGCAATGTTCTGCTCGACTAAGTTTTCAGGATGTGTGTTGTTTGAAGGTATTTTGTCCTGTTACCACTCACCGTGTTCCCTGGCGCTGAGAAATGACTTGTCCCACAACCGTTTCCCAACTCCCAAAGTAATTTCTTACCTACTGGACCCCTCGTTGTGGCGCTAAGCCTCCAGTCATTCAGTTAATTAACTTTGTGAACATTCCTCAGTAAATTCTCTTAACAAACATCTACTCCGGAAAAACTCACCGTTAGGATCTTCAGTGAGAAGCGAGAGTTTGCTGAAGAGCATTGCGTCAAACTCGCTCGGATCCACGTAATTAGATCGCACGGCGCTCACCAACTCCCAGGCGCAGGATGTGTCCGGCTTCTCAAAGAACCTATTAGACAGACACACttataaaaagagaaacaggcagatagacagaaagatagataaatagatagatactgaccacaaattcatgaaaaaaaagacgaaaagtatatggtaaacattttttttatgaagtttggtcgtacgtgaacacacacacacacacacacacacacacacacacacacacaccagtaaacTTCTAGTACAGTCGTGGTACATAGAAGTCAATTAAGGTGTTGCACTCATCCTTTACTTCTAGTGTTGTCCCTCAATCTCGAGTCCCCTGAGAAGCTAAGAAATATGACAGTGGGCATGATGTTTTGCCGAAGGTAAACTTATTACTGACGGCGCTGGTGACGACACACAAAGGCCCCTGTACAGCACCACATGAGGAAGCTTGGTATTTTAATAACCTTTATGTTATCTTTTATGGCTCGCCATCAAAACAAATAGGTTAGGTTTTAGATACGTGATACGTAAGTGATACATCTTTAAAATGTAAAATTACTTATAAAGagatacatgagagagagagagagagagagagatagatagtgGCTTTACCTAACAGAGCCTCAATGACTCCTTCCCATGTCACCCGCGAAGCCTCTTATCCAAGCCCGCTgtgcatccctccctcccattcaaACTTAATCAACTGAATTCCCCTTGCGAAACCAGCGAGTAATTGACAAGCTAAAGATAGGCTTAGGTTTTATATTGACTGGATGGCGTGTGAACTGACTGTATTCGCTGACTGATAGATATGCGACTGACGGACAAAttgaaggaaattaaacaaagtAGTGacgtgagaaagaaaggaaaaaacgaagaataaagtagcagtagtaccaacagcagcagcagcagcagcagtggtagtagtagtagtagtagtagtagtagaagcagtagtagtagtagtagaagtaatagtagtagtagtagaagcagtggtagtagaagtagtgacagcagcagcagtagcagacgGACAAATAAAACCACTTTACATagtgaaaagtgaatgaaatatTGGCAAACGAACTAAGTGGATGACTCGCCCTGACCTCTTAGCTAGGCGAGGTGTGCGTGGCGTGTGTTACCTGAAGAAGAGGTGATCGTCGGTGTCGTAACACATGTAGAGGTGTGGCCAGTAGGTGAGCTCCTGCACCACCCACGAGGCTGACGCAAGGGCTGTGTCGTGCAGGTGAAGCGCTGCACCTGAACAGAAGGAATCACTATAAGCCCTACATGTAGTGAAAGTCATGAACGCATTTGATTATATAGTTCTGAATGTTCCTGCAGTATTGAGAACACTCAAACCTGGTATAAGCCGGAGTAATAAAAATGTAGAACAGtttgtgtgcgttttttttttttttctttttctttacgtgAGGATTAACACTTTTATTTCTATACTGtcttttttcatacatttcttaTACCAAGTTAGAGTTTTCTCAATAGTACGACTGCTTTCTGTACAATGTGAATGTACAGAAATGAGTAAATTTTctttcctgacacacacacacacacacacatttaacgcAAGTGTGCACCTTTGGGCATCTGCCTGATAATCTTGAACACCTGTGACTCCTCCATCTGCTGAATCACAGTCATGAAGTTCTTGGAGGGCAGGAAGTCCAGGGTCTGGAAGCCGTCCTCCATCTCGGCGTCCTTGGCAGCCATTAGTATTTtgttggcctcctcctcctccgctgagAGAACTTGGTCCTGCCCTGCggattaattgattgactgactggctgattgactgattggctgactgaccgattgattgattgactgactgggtgactgactggatgactgactgattaattatctggctggctgagtaactgactgactgattggctgactgactgactggttgactgagtgactaactgactgatcggttaactgactgactggctggctgttggTATCCTCATCATGTCTGGGTATAATCAGTATATTCCGATATTGCCAACAAATCTGCCAACGTCACAAGTTATGCCGAGTTCCATATTGCTGGTTCAGACAATAGGCTTATTTCGAAACCCTAAGAAACCGGAGCCGTGAAGCAGCTGTAAGCTAACCCTCACCCTAATCCAATTATAAATCTTATCCACACTACCATGAACTTTTTAGGAACATTCTAAAACATTTCTACGCGACTGCCCGACTACATTCATAGGCTcaagttgaagtgacacggatttttgagagtgtttttatggttcttgtgtgagattaacaagatttcgacattattaacaggaaaacactctctttgaaaatagtagtggtgagatAGCAAAGCGTTTCCGAATACGGGCCTTAATTTATCGGTGGTTGGCCCCAATGTAAGGAATAATTATGGCCGAAAGAAGCGCGACACACCACTAAATGAGACAAACAAGGCCTGACGAGTGTAAGCAGATGCCCACCATAACGTTAGCCTAAGTAGAGCtggtaggaagagaaaaataaaaagcagaaaagacACAGTCAACTTAACTAGTGAAGGAGAAACGTTGTAAGAGGAAggtaaattgagagagagagagagagagagagagagagagagagagaaatttcgttGGAACACACAACAATATATCTATCATACTACTTCACTACTTGGCCACGAAGCACAGACCGGCCCGAGACTTTGGTAGATGCTCGGCTAAGCTGCGGGAATCGCTTCAAGGGTCGGTCCTGTagttgttcctttcctttttctgtacGCGTTTCCCTCACACACAATAGGTCATTTCACTCAGAACTGTTGCGCTAAGACAAGGGTTAAGCACCGATGTTGGATACTTTCAATAGTATCTGTGAATGTATCCACGTCCTTATGTAATATCGGGCCATGAACAAAAACACATCGGAAACAGTCACAGTACAGTCAGATTATAGGCCCGTactcagaaatgctttgctctctcacaacgaacattttcaaaggctataTAGACAGTTAGACGGGTTCTCAcacgtgtttctcctgttaaagATATAGGAATGTTGTTAATTATAAACACCATTAAAAGTCCCTATAACTTTGAATGTAGTGCAGGTATCGATGAAACTCTTTCCCTTCCAATCCCAATttacgaggaagaaaaaacaagaaacgggAGGGTACTCACCCAAGATGTCAGTCTGCTCCTGGGCCAGTATAGCGCGGCGCTGCTGCAGGTAGTCCGAGGTGTTGAAGGTGTGGCCTGCGGGAGGATGCACCACTCCTGCCCGCgcccccgccgccaccactaacAAGCAGCACACTCCCCACGCCAGGCCCATCATGCACAGCTACGCGCCTCCACTGCAATGACGCGAACACACCACAACTCTTCACTTATCAAGTGTCCTAGACAGCTTCAGTAGAGTAAAGGCAGCTTGTTGACTTGCGCAGGACTCAGTACTGCTGTATCAGTGCCAAGGACAGGCGAACCCGCCGTCTGACTTGCCTCTCGCTTATCATTTAATTTGTGTCAGCATTAATGTTTGCATCAATGACCGACTAAGAAGGGTCACAACATTCACTAGGCGTGTGAAGAGAGCTGCACCACGCTGCACTCGCCAACACTCATTTATCCTTAACAGACGTGTACAGCAGATTATCTCTACAGGTCTAACTTGCCAAGCATGCCTCAAAGCACGTCATTTCATGAAACACACTTGAGGCAACAATGTTACGTGGTACCATTTacctgcgttttttttttttttttctctcttatcggTCATTCGTACCTATCGAGCCGACCGTGAACAGTGTGcaccccacctccctccacGACCCGTCCTCGAGGCAGctgctccacttccctccaccttaTCAGGCTGAGTGTCCCACATGACCTACTGGGGTGAGGCAGCCTTCTCACCAAGGCCCGGGACAGGGAGCCTTTGTCTGCTGGGCGGGTCAATGCTAAGAACGCTGTGATTTATGCTTCaagtcactcactcattcactccgccttcagttttctttctcacaCTCCTTATCTACTCACCGATATAGccgtgaaagaaaatatatatatatatatatatatatatatatatatatatatatatatatatatatatatatatatatatatatatatatatatatatatatatatatatatatatatatatatatataaacactggTGTACATGTAGTTAGCGAGTCTCAGTATTAATTTGTCTCGCATCATTGGCTCTTGGTAGGCAGGCAACAATATCAGAACAGATCGATACCAGGAAGAATTTCACATTTCAGTATTTTCCTAGGCAGGCAGGTAAGACTTACAGAGCAAATGGCGAATGGTGACTCACTAGACACGTAATTTATTTAGAGCTTTAACACCAGTACCTACCTCAAGACACCTACCTCAAAACTCGTGGTAAACATTAATTCATAATGTCGTTGCTTTTAAGCAGTGGGCACCGCGCATTCTAAAATGTTATACAGGCACAGGAAAATGTGTTTTCCTGTGTACGACGCAGGTTGCGTAATTTGAAACGCTTTAGCCTTTTATCAAGATTATTTTTCAAGTCGTTGGGTTCTCATGGGCCtttttcccattgatgatgCGGAATTCTTGCTAAATTATCACTAAAGCGTCCTCGAAAACCCAAATAATTTTCAACAGGCATTATAAGACTAACATCACAATCATGAATATAACTTTGAAAACAACAGTAACTTCTGCTGGAGAAAAGAATTATTaacacactcttgaaaaccccaataggTTCCACAGCAGCCTGTTAACTATTACTAAAATTACtgaaacatccttgaaaatgcAAATAAATTCTTTAAAAGCCGGTTATAGTATCCTTAGGATATTAAGACATTCCTGAAAGCGCAAATGGCTCCCACTGAAGCGTCCGCTGGACCATCAcaaaaccattaaaaaaaaaaaaatccttggaaATCTTAACTTCCAGTAT comes from the Scylla paramamosain isolate STU-SP2022 chromosome 28, ASM3559412v1, whole genome shotgun sequence genome and includes:
- the LOC135115103 gene encoding adenosine deaminase 2-like, whose translation is MMGLAWGVCCLLVVAAGARAGVVHPPAGHTFNTSDYLQQRRAILAQEQTDILGQDQVLSAEEEEANKILMAAKDAEMEDGFQTLDFLPSKNFMTVIQQMEESQVFKIIRQMPKGAALHLHDTALASASWVVQELTYWPHLYMCYDTDDHLFFRFFEKPDTSCAWELVSAVRSNYVDPSEFDAMLFSKLSLLTEDPNEKYPDINTVWSIFQGYFIAITDLVMYRPAWEAYLYHALGEFADDNVLYVEFRGTLPPLYELNGTRLTEEESVAVYRDTTQRFVNDNPDRFFGARFIYAPPRGVDNATVHEYVSLMKRLKKAFPDFVAGFDLVGQEDKGEPLIAFVDELLQLSEADIRVFYHAGETNWMGMETDDNIIDALLLNASRIGHGYALVKHPEAKALARERDVPMEVCPISNQVLKLVEDLRNHPAAGLVAEGFPIVVSPDDPGAWGASGLSYDMYEAFMAFGGAKADLRFLKQLAINSINYSSLDDVTEYDLMYKWVEKWNEFVAKAPTLLAESTVNLTAEADPHITQSSTSTTTYAPPTIV